In the genome of Myxococcus stipitatus, one region contains:
- a CDS encoding amidohydrolase yields MAKPPDSDKTKTLFLGKVLTMDDNMSVAEAVLVDERGHILEVGTEKAVRDGLGSGVQVIQLEAGQVLMPGFIDSHLHLLPTLLQSVLESHNLAPCLPGPYRIPTATACESRADVLSTLASIQLSPEAPKDEFVLGMNLDPSRQVFDPLKCGITAKEAKSAGDFMDNPKFYIERCVSKDRPVLILDQSGHLAYVNQRAIDVVCAGQAQCPPASVAQGGGEWAPNNAAPFTGLLKEASGYNPFMTALQSSLPLAQLKSHPKKLLAAYEKEIKPGIQAMRDAGLTTLADGGLVGLSQLQAVQFLAEQEHFPMRVTGVVTYDSAKHDGIPPTSPACNPREDPNCKLPKWLGAGGLKLWVDGSTQGCTAKLAAPYSYSKTGHCSDAGEGRADFANTQAIVDALSEQWKTGAWRFQLHANGNDANQWAIDAFAQLQQQAVNTHPVLFIHNTVGTEQLSKNLGDLIKGNYLAPNGQKTPTVKAHVTHLIGHVAYWGHAFRGMLGEAAANNLDPVGFDRDQGIPFSFHSDSMVTPPRPLWFVEQAVTRRTWAYPSLQESGTLGLEKHAATVEEALRAITIEPARQHELDAWLGSIEEGKVADFVVLGDNPLDYGPKKKDPTLIHKIPVVETYLNGKPTSKQP; encoded by the coding sequence ATGGCGAAGCCACCCGACAGCGACAAGACCAAGACCCTCTTCCTCGGAAAGGTCCTCACCATGGACGACAACATGTCCGTCGCCGAGGCCGTCCTGGTGGATGAGCGGGGCCACATCCTCGAGGTAGGAACCGAGAAGGCGGTCCGTGATGGACTCGGCTCGGGCGTCCAGGTCATCCAGCTCGAGGCGGGCCAGGTGCTGATGCCGGGCTTCATCGACTCCCACCTGCACCTGCTGCCCACCCTCCTCCAGAGCGTCCTCGAGTCACACAACCTGGCGCCCTGTCTGCCCGGTCCCTACCGCATCCCCACCGCCACGGCCTGCGAGTCGCGCGCGGACGTGCTGAGCACGCTGGCATCCATCCAGCTGTCCCCCGAGGCCCCGAAGGACGAGTTCGTCCTGGGCATGAACTTGGACCCGTCACGCCAGGTGTTCGACCCCCTCAAGTGCGGCATCACCGCGAAGGAGGCCAAGAGCGCCGGGGACTTCATGGACAATCCGAAGTTCTACATCGAGCGCTGCGTGAGCAAGGACCGCCCGGTGCTCATCCTCGACCAGTCCGGCCACCTGGCCTACGTCAACCAGCGGGCCATCGACGTCGTCTGCGCGGGACAGGCGCAGTGTCCCCCTGCCTCCGTCGCACAAGGTGGCGGCGAGTGGGCGCCCAACAACGCGGCCCCCTTCACCGGCCTGCTCAAGGAGGCCTCGGGCTACAACCCCTTCATGACGGCGCTGCAGAGCAGCCTGCCGCTGGCCCAGCTCAAGTCACATCCCAAGAAACTCCTGGCGGCCTATGAGAAGGAGATCAAGCCCGGCATCCAGGCGATGCGTGACGCGGGACTCACGACCCTCGCGGATGGCGGCCTCGTGGGCCTGTCTCAGCTCCAGGCGGTGCAGTTCCTGGCGGAGCAGGAGCACTTCCCGATGCGCGTCACGGGTGTCGTGACCTACGACAGCGCGAAGCACGACGGCATCCCTCCCACGAGCCCCGCGTGCAACCCGCGCGAGGACCCGAACTGCAAGCTGCCCAAGTGGCTGGGCGCCGGGGGACTCAAGCTCTGGGTGGATGGCTCGACGCAGGGCTGCACCGCGAAGCTCGCGGCCCCGTACTCGTACTCGAAGACGGGCCACTGCTCGGACGCGGGCGAGGGCCGGGCCGACTTCGCGAACACCCAGGCCATCGTCGACGCGCTGAGCGAGCAGTGGAAGACGGGCGCCTGGCGCTTCCAGCTCCACGCCAACGGCAACGACGCGAACCAGTGGGCCATCGACGCCTTCGCGCAGCTCCAGCAGCAGGCCGTGAACACGCACCCCGTGCTGTTCATCCACAACACGGTGGGCACCGAGCAGCTGTCCAAGAACCTCGGCGACCTCATCAAGGGGAACTACCTCGCGCCGAACGGCCAGAAGACCCCCACCGTCAAGGCACACGTGACGCACCTCATCGGCCATGTGGCGTACTGGGGCCACGCGTTCAGGGGCATGCTCGGCGAAGCGGCCGCGAACAACCTGGACCCCGTGGGCTTCGACCGCGACCAGGGCATCCCGTTCTCATTCCACAGCGACTCGATGGTGACGCCACCTCGCCCGCTCTGGTTCGTCGAGCAGGCCGTCACGCGCCGCACCTGGGCCTATCCCTCGCTCCAGGAGAGCGGCACCCTCGGCCTGGAGAAACACGCGGCCACGGTCGAGGAGGCCCTGCGCGCCATCACCATCGAGCCCGCCCGGCAGCATGAGCTCGACGCGTGGCTGGGCAGCATCGAGGAGGGCAAGGTCGCCGACTTCGTCGTGCTCGGCGACAACCCCCTCGACTACGGCCCGAAGAAGAAGGACCCCACCCTGATTCACAAGATTCCCGTGGTGGAGACCTATCTGAACGGCAAGCCCACCTCGAAGCAGCCCTGA